A part of Capsicum annuum cultivar UCD-10X-F1 chromosome 6, UCD10Xv1.1, whole genome shotgun sequence genomic DNA contains:
- the LOC107874689 gene encoding CASP-like protein 1F2 encodes MENSGSKNMQRPPMKPYKCLLGTQILLRILATTFTLASTWIILTSKQTVTIFGLEMDARYSYSPVFKFFAFANMIGCAFSVLSLLLASVLGHKVLDPKNYFYMFLHDLIVMALLLAGCAAATAVGYVGKYGEMHSGWMPICDHVPKFCHKVSNSVILSYFAVIIYLCLAIVSANQSRQIQV; translated from the exons atggagaattctggttcaaaaaatatgcaaaggcCACCAATGAAACCCTACAAATGTTTGTTGGGAACACAGATTTTGTTGAGAATTTTGGCTACAACATTCACATTGGCATCCACTTGGATTATTCTCACCAGCAAACAGACTGTTACTATATTTGGCCTTGAGATGGATGCTCGTTATAGTTATTCTCCAGTTTTCAA GTTCTTTGCTTTTGCAAATATGATTGGTTGTGCCTTCTCTGTTTTGTCCCTGTTACTTGCCTCTGTTCTTGGCCATAAGGTTCTTGACCCAAAGAACTATTTCTACATGTTCCTTCATGATTTG ATTGTGATGGCACTACTGCTAGCTGGATGTGCAGCAGCAACTGCAGTTGGATATGTGGGGAAATATGGGGAGATGCATTCAGGATGGATGCCCATTTGTGATCATGTTCCCAAATTCTGTCACAAAGTTTCAAATAGTGTCATTCTCTCCTATTTTGCTGTGATTATCTACCTCTGCCTCGCCATAGTTTCTGCAAATCAATCTAGACAGATCCAAGTTTAA